The Miscanthus floridulus cultivar M001 chromosome 17, ASM1932011v1, whole genome shotgun sequence genome has a window encoding:
- the LOC136517334 gene encoding uncharacterized protein, which translates to MEAVDNSRHDQDHRAAAAFSVELEVEHVGERKNGAAPARTVLEQEEPEPRTEGRRRPGRARRLARRLHPATVARACWRWLKHPAHLALVAWALCVAASGSMLGLLLLGSLNGAFPRRSVRNRWIEINNQVLNALFTLMSIYQHPALFHHAVLLLRWRPGDAKVLREAYCRKGAGAGVRRGERVHMSVVVALLHATCFAQYAMCGLYWGYSRRARPDDALTSLTVVGTATPVIAGLYMYFSPLGRKHRGRSVHQEPDERSAASSDDNGGIVDVEVAVGAEWAGGLLDVGDDPTACWLSCLCTFCVFGWNIERLGFGNAHVHTAMFALLCFAPLWVFSAAAISIRNDDVSFAVGATGVVLCALGLLYGGFWRARMRRRYGLHAANACCTASPSLADYGQWMFCWSCALAQEVRTADILLDVEAGSVSRPDSDGRRVDAADAQALQPLPRESGVKSFHQGGSSSSHLAKSATIDSHSVQLSSYSTSRGDESPLLLHDQGSRASSGEMTPPVPPSISEGERR; encoded by the coding sequence ATGGAAGCCGTCGATAATTCACGCCATGATCAAGATCACCGCGCCGCTGCAGCGTTCAGTGTCGAGCTGGAGGTGGAGCACGTCGGAGAGCGCAAGAATGGCGCCGCCCCCGCCCGTACCGTCCTCGAGCAAGAAGAACCCGAGCCAAGAACCGAAGGCCGGCGGCGACCTGGTCGCGCGCGGCGCCTCGCCCGGAGGCTCCACCCGGCAACCGTCGCGCGCGCGTGCTGGCGCTGGTTGAAGCACCCGGCGCACCTCGCCCTGGTCGCGTGGGCGCTCTGCGTGGCGGCGTCCGGCTCCATGctagggctcctcctcctgggatCCCTCAACGGCGCCTTTCCTCGGAGGTCGGTCCGCAACCGGTGGATCGAGATCAACAACCAAGTGCTCAACGCGCTGTTCACGCTCATGAGCATCTACCAGCACCCCGCGCTGTTCCACCACGCCGTCCTGCTGCTCCGGTGGCGCCCCGGGGACGCCAAGGTGCTCAGGGAGGCCTACTGCCGGAAGGGCGCCGGCGCGGGCGTCCGGCGCGGCGAGCGGGTTCACATGTCCGTGGTGGTCGCGCTCCTGCACGCCACATGCTTCGCGCAGTACGCCATGTGTGGGCTGTACTGGGGGTACTCGCGCAGGGCACGTCCGGATGACGCCCTGACCTCGCTCACCGTGGTCGGCACCGCGACGCCGGTGATCGCCGGCCTGTACATGTACTTCAGCCCTCTAGGGAGGAAGCACAGGGGGCGCAGCGTGCACCAAGAGCCCGACGAACGTTCAGCAGCCTCCTCCGACGACAACGGTGGGATAGTCGACGTTGAGGTGGCGGTCGGCGCGGAGTGGGCCGGCGGTCTTCTCGACGTCGGCGACGACCCGACGGCGTGCTGGCTCTCGTGCCTCTGCACGTTCTGCGTGTTCGGGTGGAACATCGAGCGTCTGGGATTTGGGAACGCGCACGTGCACACCGCCATGTTCGCGCTGCTCTGCTTCGCGCCGCTGTGGGTGTTCAGCGCCGCCGCGATCAGCATCCGGAACGACGACGTCAGCTTCGCGGTCGGCGCGACGGGGGTGGTCCTCTGCGCGCTCGGCCTGCTCTACGGCGGGTTCTGGCGCGCGCGGATGCGGCGGAGGTACGGGCTCCATGCCGCCAACGCGTGCTGCACCGCCTCGCCGTCGCTCGCTGACTACGGGCAGTGGATGTTCTGCTGGAGCTGCGCGCTGGCGCAGGAGGTGCGCACCGCTGACATCCTCCTCGACGTCGAGGCCGGAAGCGTCAGCCGCCCAGACTCCGACGGCAGGCGAGTTGATGCTGCTGATGCGCAAGCTCTGCAGCCTTTGCCGAGGGAGAGTGGAGTCAAGTCGTTTCATCAGGGAGGGTCTTCCTCTTCCCATCTTGCAAAGTCGGCGACAATTGACAGCCACTCTGTTCAACTGTCGAGTTACTCGACGAGTCGAGGCGACGAGTCGCCATTGCTGCTGCACGATCAGGGGAGCCGTGCTTCTTCGGGAGAAATGACGCCTCCTGTGCCGCCATCGATATCAGAAGGAGAACGTCGATGA